In Laspinema palackyanum D2c, a single window of DNA contains:
- a CDS encoding helix-turn-helix domain-containing protein gives MSVNPELQKFGDRVRMLRKSQNLSQEQLAERSGLHRNYIGGIERGERNMALLNILRLAKALGVTPSELMKEIE, from the coding sequence GTGAGCGTAAATCCTGAACTCCAAAAATTTGGCGATCGCGTGCGGATGCTGAGAAAATCACAAAATCTTTCTCAGGAACAGTTAGCCGAGCGATCAGGGCTGCATCGTAACTATATTGGCGGAATTGAGCGGGGCGAGAGAAACATGGCGCTGTTAAATATTTTGCGGTTAGCCAAGGCACTCGGAGTTACCCCCAGTGAACTGATGAAGGAGATTGAATGA
- a CDS encoding RNA-guided endonuclease InsQ/TnpB family protein: protein MLKVVKVRLYPNREQKQLLEQSFGNCRFLWNYCLDLMNKTYKETGKGLSGYEVKKQIPSLKKEYEWLKLTYSQCLQQVCLNLGVAFNNFFERRAGYPSFKSKHGKQSIQYPQNVKVLDGSLNLPSIGEVNAIIHRPINGKVKTVTVSKNRGDQYFASVLFEDGKEKSESNAEGKAVGIDLGLTHFAITSDGSKFDNPRWLDKYERNLKCKQQQLSRKPQGSNNRHKARKKVARVHHKISRCREDFHHKLSRRIVNENQVIVVEDLAVKNMVKNRSLSKAISQVGWGQFCTMLKYKAEQEGKVYQEVDRFFPSSKTCHVCKNQVGSLPLDIRHWTCTNCGSKHDRDVNAAINLRDEGLRILTSGTGDKAYRQTVRRSNRGRKKSTTTLVSG, encoded by the coding sequence ATGTTAAAGGTCGTCAAGGTAAGACTATATCCCAATAGAGAACAGAAGCAGTTGCTAGAGCAGTCCTTTGGCAATTGCCGTTTTCTGTGGAACTACTGTCTTGACTTGATGAATAAAACCTATAAGGAGACAGGTAAAGGATTGTCTGGGTATGAGGTTAAAAAGCAAATACCCTCACTCAAAAAAGAGTATGAATGGTTGAAGCTAACCTACTCCCAATGCCTACAGCAAGTCTGCCTCAATCTGGGTGTAGCCTTCAACAATTTCTTTGAAAGGAGAGCGGGTTATCCTAGCTTTAAGTCGAAGCATGGAAAACAATCTATCCAGTACCCTCAGAATGTTAAGGTGTTGGATGGTTCATTGAATCTCCCATCTATTGGAGAAGTAAACGCAATTATTCACCGTCCTATAAATGGGAAAGTAAAGACTGTTACTGTCTCCAAAAACCGTGGTGACCAATACTTTGCTTCAGTGTTATTTGAGGATGGTAAAGAAAAGTCTGAATCTAATGCTGAAGGCAAAGCAGTAGGTATAGACCTCGGGTTAACTCATTTTGCTATCACCTCTGATGGTTCAAAATTTGACAACCCTAGATGGCTAGATAAATACGAACGAAACTTAAAGTGCAAACAACAACAACTTTCTCGTAAGCCCCAAGGCTCAAATAACCGCCATAAGGCTAGAAAGAAAGTAGCTAGAGTTCACCATAAGATATCCCGATGTCGAGAAGATTTTCATCACAAGCTATCGCGTAGGATAGTTAACGAAAACCAAGTGATTGTGGTTGAAGATCTAGCAGTCAAGAACATGGTAAAAAACCGCAGTCTATCCAAGGCTATAAGTCAGGTAGGCTGGGGTCAATTTTGTACCATGCTCAAGTACAAGGCTGAACAAGAGGGCAAGGTTTATCAAGAGGTTGATAGGTTTTTCCCGAGTTCAAAAACTTGTCATGTCTGCAAAAACCAAGTTGGGAGTCTACCCCTGGACATAAGACATTGGACTTGTACCAACTGTGGGTCGAAACATGATCGGGATGTCAATGCAGCAATCAACCTCAGAGATGAGGGTCTACGAATATTGACCTCGGGAACCGGGGATAAAGCCTATCGCCAGACAGTAAGACGTAGTAATAGAGGACGAAAGAAATCTACTACTACGCTTGTCTCTGGGTAG
- a CDS encoding DNA-methyltransferase, producing the protein MTLLSNLIHQLGKPYFQTDQCLIYHRDCLEGFALLPDQSIHLTLTSPPYNIGKEYEKQLPLDKYLDWCEQWIAEIYRIAYPSGSFWLNLGYLSIRDRAKAIPIPYLLWNRVPFYLIQEIIWHYGAGVAGSKFFSPRNEKFLWYVKNPENYTFNLDEVRDPNVKYPNQKKNGKIKVNLKGKNPTDVWDFPKVTSGKNRSSKERTSHPAQFPIAVIERIIKASSNPNEIILDPFMGSGTTGLVALDLGRPVIGFEMREDYCEIAANRIEDFLRKKAECNAQLSLF; encoded by the coding sequence ATGACCCTCCTCTCTAATTTGATTCACCAGTTAGGCAAGCCCTATTTTCAGACTGATCAATGCTTAATTTATCATAGAGACTGCTTAGAAGGGTTTGCGTTGCTTCCTGACCAAAGCATTCATCTAACCCTAACCAGTCCACCTTATAATATTGGGAAAGAATATGAAAAGCAACTTCCCCTAGATAAATATTTGGACTGGTGTGAACAGTGGATTGCTGAAATTTACCGGATTGCTTATCCCAGTGGGTCATTTTGGCTCAACTTAGGCTATCTGTCCATCCGAGATCGAGCCAAAGCGATTCCTATTCCCTATTTACTATGGAATAGAGTCCCCTTTTATCTTATCCAGGAAATTATTTGGCACTATGGCGCGGGAGTAGCCGGAAGCAAGTTTTTTTCTCCCCGTAATGAAAAGTTTCTCTGGTACGTTAAGAACCCCGAAAATTATACGTTTAATCTTGATGAAGTTAGGGACCCTAATGTGAAATATCCGAATCAAAAAAAGAATGGTAAGATAAAAGTCAACTTAAAAGGAAAAAATCCGACCGATGTTTGGGATTTTCCCAAAGTCACCTCGGGAAAAAATCGGTCATCAAAAGAACGCACCTCTCATCCGGCTCAATTCCCCATTGCGGTTATTGAAAGAATTATTAAGGCATCATCTAACCCCAACGAAATCATTTTAGATCCCTTCATGGGTTCAGGAACTACCGGACTTGTTGCTTTGGATTTAGGGCGTCCAGTTATTGGATTTGAGATGCGGGAAGATTACTGCGAAATAGCCGCTAACAGAATTGAAGATTTTCTCCGTAAAAAAGCAGAATGTAATGCTCAATTATCTTTATTTTAA
- the rnc gene encoding ribonuclease III — translation MPSNNQLSKSTTNTNSKRVALYWDCQNVKISPERADFLVEFSATQGDLALCHAYSNWQHESPNHTEYLTELGFNRVDVPSGDRNSVDHKLIVDSVNYAVEPDSADIFIIVSGNGELTSLGQVLKSRKKKVIVFVQRGGFSPDLLEVADESHIIESLDDIPRLPAFRDPALLNLALIHRSYANEHPEVGQNNETLEFLGDSVLNFLSTHFIYRLYPDLNESQLTRLRSALVDETQLADFANYLEVGKNMKLGKGAIKDKARKNDSLLSDTFEAIIGAYFLDSGIDAVRNFVEPLFESAAEGLLDRKLTAESSILLDAKNRFQEWVQGNLGPTQPKYETIAQSGPDHAPDFTVEVKVGNQVYGVGKGRSKKEAEKRAAELALKQVGAL, via the coding sequence ATGCCTTCTAACAACCAATTGTCAAAATCAACAACCAATACCAACTCTAAGCGAGTCGCGCTCTATTGGGATTGTCAAAATGTCAAAATTAGTCCAGAACGAGCCGATTTTTTAGTAGAGTTTTCCGCAACCCAGGGAGATTTGGCGCTGTGTCATGCTTACTCTAATTGGCAACATGAAAGTCCCAATCATACCGAATATTTAACGGAACTGGGGTTTAATCGGGTTGATGTTCCTTCCGGTGACAGAAATAGTGTAGACCACAAGTTAATTGTCGATTCCGTCAATTATGCGGTGGAACCTGATTCGGCTGATATTTTTATTATTGTATCGGGGAATGGAGAGTTGACGAGTTTAGGTCAGGTTTTAAAAAGCCGGAAAAAGAAGGTCATTGTTTTTGTCCAACGGGGGGGATTTAGTCCTGACCTTCTGGAGGTGGCTGATGAATCTCATATTATCGAAAGTTTGGATGATATCCCCAGGTTGCCTGCTTTTCGCGACCCTGCTTTGCTGAATTTGGCTTTAATTCATCGGTCTTATGCCAATGAACATCCCGAGGTGGGTCAGAATAATGAAACCCTGGAGTTTTTAGGCGATTCGGTTCTCAATTTTTTAAGTACCCATTTTATTTACCGGCTTTATCCGGATTTGAATGAATCCCAATTGACTCGATTGCGATCGGCTTTAGTGGATGAAACTCAACTGGCTGATTTTGCCAATTATTTAGAGGTGGGTAAAAACATGAAGTTGGGGAAAGGTGCAATTAAAGATAAAGCTCGCAAAAATGATTCGTTGTTGAGTGATACCTTTGAAGCGATTATCGGGGCATATTTCTTGGACTCTGGGATTGATGCGGTCCGCAATTTTGTCGAACCTTTATTTGAATCGGCAGCGGAAGGTCTTCTAGATCGCAAGTTGACCGCTGAATCTAGTATTCTTTTAGATGCCAAAAATCGCTTTCAGGAATGGGTCCAAGGAAATCTCGGTCCGACTCAACCCAAATATGAAACGATCGCCCAATCGGGACCGGATCATGCACCAGATTTTACCGTGGAGGTGAAGGTGGGAAATCAAGTGTATGGAGTGGGTAAAGGACGGAGTAAAAAAGAAGCGGAAAAACGGGCGGCTGAGTTAGCCTTAAAACAGGTTGGCGCATTATAG
- a CDS encoding ScaI family restriction endonuclease, with the protein MNTSPYHELPISAWENKTKELIEQHPINSPEIYEVVLKVWAEIFESNITSGGYRIGVDFFPRPQIMGYFLHELIPLEFSRRYPNFWRREQNDGEKDLVYIPAPRFSIEIKTSSSARSTYGNRSYAQTSTTGRTVKKKDKSGYYLVINFQKFDKNITQIQKPQITLVRFGWIDGDDWKGQAAATGQQAKLSPDVERYKLLTLPL; encoded by the coding sequence ATGAATACTTCCCCGTATCATGAACTTCCGATCAGCGCTTGGGAAAACAAGACGAAAGAATTGATAGAACAACATCCCATCAATTCGCCGGAAATTTATGAAGTTGTCCTCAAAGTATGGGCGGAAATATTTGAATCAAACATCACCAGTGGAGGATATAGGATTGGAGTTGATTTTTTTCCACGTCCCCAGATAATGGGCTACTTTTTACATGAATTGATTCCTTTAGAATTTAGTCGTCGCTACCCTAATTTTTGGCGTCGTGAACAAAATGATGGAGAGAAGGATTTAGTCTATATTCCCGCTCCTCGATTTTCCATTGAAATCAAAACATCTTCAAGCGCTCGCAGCACTTACGGGAATCGAAGTTACGCACAGACTAGCACAACGGGCCGAACTGTAAAGAAAAAAGATAAATCAGGATATTATTTAGTCATTAACTTTCAAAAGTTCGACAAAAATATTACCCAAATCCAAAAACCTCAAATTACATTAGTCCGTTTTGGATGGATAGATGGGGACGATTGGAAAGGACAAGCGGCAGCCACGGGTCAGCAAGCCAAATTAAGTCCTGATGTTGAACGATATAAACTCTTAACATTACCCTTATAA